One genomic window of Nitrospirota bacterium includes the following:
- a CDS encoding response regulator, translated as MKLIPEGPTRVLVVEDEGIVARDITNILVRLGYEVAAAVFSGEEAVDAAERARPHLVLMDVVLQGEMDGITAAHHIREALDIPVIYLTAYADHGTLERAKFTQPYGYLLKPFEEVDLRFSIEMALYKHHMETELRRSREQYKSLLESAGAAPWELDLGSMAFTYMGHQVTAMLGYPPEEWTDFTFWQGCIHPHDAPWVVKTCLDAIRLGRDRETHEIEYRMLSRGGREVWVRDIVTLAREEGVRKLRGFFFDITRRKQAEMERERLIAELQDALGKIKTLRGLLPICAWCKRIRDDHGYWNQVESYVQEHSEAEFTHGMCPECEARLQGELDETLPGEG; from the coding sequence ATGAAGCTCATCCCGGAAGGGCCCACCCGGGTTCTGGTCGTCGAAGACGAAGGCATCGTCGCCCGGGACATTACGAACATCCTGGTAAGGCTCGGCTACGAGGTCGCCGCCGCGGTCTTCTCGGGGGAGGAGGCCGTGGATGCGGCCGAGAGAGCCAGGCCCCATCTGGTCCTCATGGACGTGGTGCTCCAGGGGGAGATGGACGGCATCACCGCCGCCCATCACATACGCGAGGCCCTGGACATCCCGGTCATCTACCTGACCGCCTATGCCGACCACGGCACCCTCGAGCGGGCCAAGTTCACGCAGCCTTATGGCTATCTCCTCAAGCCCTTCGAGGAAGTGGACCTGCGCTTCTCCATCGAGATGGCCCTGTACAAGCACCACATGGAGACCGAGCTCCGGAGGAGCCGCGAGCAGTACAAGTCCCTCCTGGAGTCGGCCGGGGCCGCCCCATGGGAGCTGGACCTCGGGAGCATGGCCTTCACCTACATGGGCCACCAGGTGACGGCCATGCTGGGCTATCCCCCGGAGGAATGGACGGATTTCACCTTCTGGCAGGGATGCATCCACCCCCACGACGCCCCCTGGGTGGTCAAGACCTGCCTCGACGCCATCCGGCTGGGCCGGGACCGGGAGACACACGAGATAGAGTACCGGATGCTCTCCCGCGGCGGCCGGGAGGTCTGGGTGCGGGACATCGTCACCCTGGCCAGGGAAGAGGGAGTCCGGAAGCTCCGGGGGTTCTTCTTCGACATCACCCGGAGGAAGCAGGCGGAGATGGAGAGGGAGAGGCTCATCGCGGAGCTTCAGGACGCCCTGGGCAAGATAAAGACCCTCCGGGGGCTCCTGCCCATCTGCGCCTGGTGCAAGAGAATCCGGGACGACCACGGCTACTGGAACCAGGTGGAGAGCTACGTCCAGGAGCACTCGGAGGCGGAGTTCACCCACGGGATGTGTCCCGAATGCGAGGCCAGGCTTCAGGGTGAGCTGGACGAAACGCTCCCGGGGGAAGGCTGA